TAAATTTCAAGGATGTTTGGTAAGTAGCTGGTAAAATGAGAAATTTCATTTTTGTCATTATTCTCAAGCAGTATAGCAGATTTTAAATAAAATGCAAAATCGGTTCCTTAATCAGCGTGAAATTCAAACGTTTCCCCTTGCATTCCAATTCCAGTTCATATTGCGCTCAAACCTGCGGTACAGCTCATCTGTGCTGATCGGCATATTGTTTTGCAACCACCATTGCAGCACGCTCAGCGCACTCCCAATATATGCTTCAATGGCAATCTCTCTGTCCATGACGTCCATGTCTTTCCATTCTTGATTCTGCTCGTCCGCATAGTGCATGATGCCCATTTTCATCTCGCTTCGCAATATGTTACGAAGAGAATCGCGATCTTCTAGTAATAATTGCGAAAACAGTTCTTTGTGTTGTATAGCAACCTCACATACTTCGTGGAAATTACGAGCTGGGTCGATTGGTCCTGATTGATTCAACTCCTCATCAGCAATCTGTCGCAGTGCCTGAGTAAGAAGATCAAATTTATCCTGAAAATGAACATAGAACGTCGTACGATGAACCATTGCCAGATCACAAATTTGCTTGACTGTAATCGTTTCAAATGATTCCTTTTTGATCAAGTCCATCAATGCTTGATATAACAATTTACGTGTTCTTTTGACTCGTAGGTCTTCTTTTTCGGATTTATTCACGACACATTCTCCTTTATGTATAGTTACTCGTCAAATTTGAAGTTTTATCGGTTGAAGCCATTTATTATACACAATATCATTTAGCCTATAAACATAACTTAACTATACAGATGTATAAAAAGGAGAG
The DNA window shown above is from Paenibacillus sp. JQZ6Y-1 and carries:
- a CDS encoding TetR/AcrR family transcriptional regulator — translated: MNKSEKEDLRVKRTRKLLYQALMDLIKKESFETITVKQICDLAMVHRTTFYVHFQDKFDLLTQALRQIADEELNQSGPIDPARNFHEVCEVAIQHKELFSQLLLEDRDSLRNILRSEMKMGIMHYADEQNQEWKDMDVMDREIAIEAYIGSALSVLQWWLQNNMPISTDELYRRFERNMNWNWNARGNV